In one window of Streptomyces sp. NBC_01224 DNA:
- a CDS encoding ferritin-like fold-containing protein: protein METPDNANEAPVLTGIAAQDWATASVEPQYRAAVVDLLGALAYGELAAFERLAEDAKLAPTLADKAELAKMASAEFHHFERLTDRLTAIEVEPTGAMEPFAKALDDFHRQTAPSDWLEGLVKAYVGDSIASDFYREVAARLDSDTRSLVLAVLDDTGHGNFAVEKVRAAIEADPRVGGRLALWARRLMGEALSQAQRVVADRDALSTMLVGGVADGFDLAEVGRMFSRITEAHTKRMAALGLAA, encoded by the coding sequence ATGGAGACGCCTGACAACGCCAATGAAGCCCCCGTGCTCACCGGAATCGCCGCCCAGGACTGGGCCACGGCATCCGTGGAGCCGCAGTACCGAGCAGCGGTCGTGGACCTGCTGGGAGCACTTGCGTACGGGGAGCTGGCGGCCTTCGAGCGGCTCGCCGAGGACGCCAAACTCGCGCCGACGCTGGCCGACAAGGCGGAGCTGGCAAAGATGGCCTCCGCCGAATTCCATCACTTCGAGCGGCTGACGGACCGGCTGACCGCGATCGAGGTGGAGCCGACGGGCGCGATGGAGCCGTTCGCCAAGGCGCTCGACGACTTCCACCGCCAGACCGCGCCGTCGGACTGGCTGGAGGGCCTGGTCAAGGCCTACGTCGGCGATTCCATCGCCAGCGACTTCTACCGCGAGGTCGCCGCCCGGCTCGACTCGGACACCCGCTCCCTCGTCCTCGCCGTGCTCGACGACACGGGGCACGGCAACTTCGCCGTCGAGAAGGTGCGCGCCGCGATCGAGGCCGACCCGCGTGTCGGTGGGCGGCTCGCGCTGTGGGCGCGCCGGCTGATGGGCGAGGCGCTCTCGCAGGCACAGCGGGTGGTGGCCGACCGCGACGCACTGTCGACGATGCTCGTCGGGGGAGTGGCCGACGGGTTCGACCTGGCGGAGGTCGGGCGGATGTTCTCGCGGATCACCGAGGCGCACACCAAGCGGATGGCCGCGCTCGGGCTCGCCGCGTAG
- a CDS encoding DEAD/DEAH box helicase has protein sequence MTLPVALSGSDVIGQAKTGTGKTLGFGLPLLERVTVPADVEAGRAEPEQLTEAPQALVVVPTRELCQQVTNDLLTAGKVRNVRVLAIYGGRAYEPQVEALKKGVDVIVGTPGRLLDLAGQRKLDLSHVRALVLDEADEMLDLGFLPDVEKIITMLPPKRQTMLFSATMPGAVIGLARRYMSQPTHIRATSPDDEGATVANISQHVFRAHSMDKPEMVSRILQANGRGLAMIFCRTKRTAADIAEQLEKRGFASGAVHGDLGQGAREQALRAFRNGKVDVLVCTDVAARGIDVEGVTHVINYQSPEDEKTYLHRIGRTGRAGAKGIAITLVDWDDIPRWQLINKALDLKFPDPVETYSTSPHLFEELDIPAGTKGVLPRTERTRAGLRAEEIEDLGETGGRGRKSSAASSAPAVREERAPRTPRQRRRTRGGSAVEEAAATATVPAPSTEVDDAPSEPRTPRRRRRTRVGAPDVAAEAAVTTVEAPAATVATKTEVEAEPATETKPRRRTRAAVVKPAADEVDFQIAPIAEPVPEARTVTKPRRRARVIKPAEDEVDFQIAPISEPNPETKPRRRTRAAAKPKTEAVAQAPAAEGEAKPRRRRAPRAAAAKTEG, from the coding sequence ATGACGCTCCCCGTCGCGCTCTCCGGCTCCGATGTCATCGGGCAGGCCAAGACCGGCACCGGCAAGACCCTCGGTTTCGGTCTGCCGCTGCTGGAGCGCGTCACCGTCCCCGCGGACGTCGAGGCGGGCCGGGCCGAGCCCGAGCAGCTGACCGAGGCGCCGCAGGCGCTGGTCGTCGTCCCCACCCGCGAGCTCTGCCAGCAGGTCACCAACGACCTGCTGACCGCCGGCAAGGTGCGTAACGTCCGCGTTCTCGCCATCTACGGCGGCCGCGCGTACGAGCCGCAGGTCGAGGCCCTGAAGAAGGGCGTCGATGTGATCGTCGGCACCCCGGGCCGACTGCTCGACCTCGCCGGGCAGCGCAAGCTCGACCTCTCGCACGTCCGCGCACTCGTGCTCGACGAGGCCGACGAGATGCTCGACCTGGGCTTCCTGCCCGACGTCGAGAAGATCATCACCATGCTTCCGCCGAAGCGGCAGACGATGCTGTTCTCGGCGACCATGCCGGGCGCCGTCATCGGCCTCGCACGGCGCTACATGTCGCAGCCGACGCACATCCGCGCCACCTCGCCCGACGATGAGGGCGCGACCGTCGCGAACATCTCGCAGCATGTCTTCCGGGCCCACTCGATGGACAAGCCGGAAATGGTCTCCCGCATCCTGCAGGCCAACGGCCGCGGACTCGCGATGATCTTCTGCCGTACGAAGCGCACGGCCGCCGACATCGCCGAGCAGCTGGAGAAGCGCGGTTTCGCGTCCGGCGCGGTCCACGGCGACCTCGGCCAGGGTGCGCGCGAGCAGGCACTGCGCGCGTTCCGCAACGGCAAGGTGGACGTGCTCGTCTGCACCGACGTGGCGGCCCGCGGTATCGATGTCGAGGGTGTGACCCACGTCATCAACTATCAGTCGCCGGAGGACGAGAAGACCTACCTCCACCGCATCGGCCGGACCGGCCGTGCGGGCGCCAAGGGCATCGCGATCACGCTGGTCGACTGGGACGACATCCCGCGCTGGCAGCTGATCAACAAGGCGCTCGACCTGAAGTTCCCTGACCCGGTCGAGACGTACTCCACCTCTCCGCACCTCTTCGAGGAGCTCGACATCCCGGCCGGCACCAAGGGTGTCCTGCCGCGCACCGAGCGGACCCGTGCGGGTCTGCGGGCCGAGGAGATCGAGGACCTGGGCGAGACGGGCGGCCGCGGTCGCAAGTCCTCCGCCGCGTCCTCGGCGCCCGCCGTCCGTGAGGAGCGTGCGCCGCGTACGCCGCGTCAGCGTCGTCGTACGCGGGGCGGCTCCGCGGTCGAGGAGGCCGCCGCCACCGCCACGGTGCCGGCCCCGTCCACCGAGGTGGACGACGCCCCGTCGGAGCCGCGTACGCCGCGCCGCCGCCGTCGTACCCGCGTCGGTGCCCCGGACGTCGCAGCCGAGGCCGCTGTGACCACGGTGGAGGCTCCGGCCGCCACCGTCGCCACGAAGACCGAGGTCGAGGCCGAGCCCGCGACCGAGACCAAGCCGCGCCGCCGCACCCGGGCCGCCGTCGTGAAGCCGGCCGCGGACGAGGTCGACTTCCAGATCGCGCCCATCGCCGAGCCGGTGCCCGAGGCGAGGACGGTGACCAAGCCGCGTCGCCGCGCCCGCGTCATCAAGCCGGCCGAGGACGAGGTCGACTTCCAGATCGCGCCGATCTCCGAGCCCAACCCGGAGACCAAGCCCCGTCGCCGCACCCGTGCGGCAGCCAAGCCGAAGACGGAGGCTGTGGCCCAGGCCCCGGCCGCCGAGGGCGAGGCGAAGCCGCGGAGGCGGCGGGCGCCTCGTGCGGCTGCCGCCAAGACCGAGGGCTGA
- a CDS encoding alpha/beta fold hydrolase, with product MSRPPTFAPPACAHARQLRTARGDFAVLDASPRTAPRGTALLLPGYTGSKEDFIALLEPLCAAGYRTVAVDGRGQYETEGTTRQADYAQGELARDVLAQATAPGVGGEGPVHLVGHSLGGQIARAAVLLDASPFRSLTLMSSGPAQVTEAQQLKVKLLGDALATLSMAEVWEAMRALDPPEDAATDGEALRRRWLRHQPAQLIATGRQLATEPDRVAELAAAPLPLHVLSGERDDTWPVPLLDEMAQRLGARHTRIAGAEHSPNTDRPEQTAAALVSFWDSL from the coding sequence ATGAGTCGGCCGCCCACCTTCGCCCCGCCCGCCTGCGCCCACGCCCGCCAGCTCCGCACCGCGCGCGGGGACTTCGCCGTGCTGGACGCCTCGCCGCGCACCGCGCCGCGCGGTACCGCCCTCCTGCTGCCCGGTTACACAGGCAGCAAGGAGGACTTCATCGCACTCCTCGAACCGCTCTGTGCCGCCGGATACCGGACCGTCGCCGTGGACGGTCGCGGGCAGTACGAGACCGAGGGGACGACCCGTCAAGCGGACTACGCACAGGGCGAGTTGGCCCGCGATGTGCTCGCGCAGGCCACCGCTCCCGGCGTCGGCGGCGAGGGCCCCGTGCATCTGGTCGGGCACTCGCTGGGCGGGCAGATCGCCCGCGCCGCCGTGCTGCTGGACGCCTCGCCGTTCCGTTCGCTGACCCTCATGTCGTCCGGACCGGCACAGGTCACCGAGGCCCAGCAGCTCAAGGTGAAGCTGCTCGGCGACGCGCTCGCGACGCTGAGCATGGCCGAGGTGTGGGAGGCGATGCGCGCCCTCGACCCGCCCGAGGACGCGGCGACGGACGGCGAGGCTCTGCGCCGGCGCTGGCTGCGCCACCAGCCCGCCCAGCTGATCGCCACCGGCCGCCAGCTGGCGACCGAGCCGGACCGGGTGGCCGAACTCGCCGCCGCACCTCTGCCCCTCCATGTGCTCTCCGGCGAGCGCGACGACACCTGGCCGGTGCCACTGCTCGACGAGATGGCCCAGCGGCTGGGCGCGCGCCATACCCGGATCGCGGGCGCCGAGCACTCCCCCAATACGGACCGTCCGGAACAGACGGCGGCCGCGCTCGTCTCCTTCTGGGACAGCCTGTAG
- a CDS encoding NYN domain-containing protein, with translation MNEAEIRERLDRTNELLQRVLAEVSKTPSTHAIFVDAGYVYAAAGLLVTGTEDRRSFDLDAEGLIEAFIDKARTIFADSRLLRVYWYDGARRRIHTVEQQSIAELPDVKVRLGNLNANNQQKGVDSLIRTDLESLARHRAISDAALVGGDEDLVSAVEAAQGYGARVHLWGIEAGEGRNQAEPLLWEVDSQRTFDLDFCRPYVTRRPVTTYEDDTPAPSREDVRFVGAQIAAAWLAARGRESLADLLPGHPYLPGSVDQDLLVEAERLLQHSLRGHAHLRRALRDGFWQHLQAQY, from the coding sequence ATGAACGAGGCAGAGATCCGCGAGCGCCTGGACCGCACCAATGAGCTGCTCCAGCGCGTGCTCGCCGAGGTGTCGAAGACCCCCTCGACCCACGCGATCTTCGTGGACGCGGGCTATGTGTATGCCGCGGCCGGACTGCTCGTCACCGGCACCGAGGACCGCCGCTCCTTCGACCTCGACGCGGAAGGGCTGATCGAGGCCTTCATCGACAAGGCCCGCACGATCTTCGCGGACAGCAGGCTGCTGCGCGTGTACTGGTACGACGGAGCCAGGCGACGCATCCACACCGTCGAGCAGCAGTCCATCGCCGAACTCCCCGACGTCAAGGTCAGACTCGGCAACCTCAACGCCAACAACCAGCAGAAGGGTGTCGACTCACTCATCCGCACCGACCTCGAATCGCTCGCCCGGCACCGCGCCATCAGCGACGCGGCACTGGTCGGCGGTGACGAGGACCTGGTGTCGGCAGTCGAGGCGGCGCAGGGGTACGGGGCCCGGGTGCACCTGTGGGGCATCGAGGCGGGGGAGGGGCGCAACCAGGCCGAACCGCTGCTCTGGGAGGTCGACAGCCAGCGCACCTTCGACTTGGACTTCTGTCGCCCGTACGTCACCAGACGCCCCGTCACCACCTACGAGGACGACACCCCCGCGCCCTCGCGCGAAGACGTCCGCTTCGTCGGTGCGCAGATCGCCGCTGCCTGGCTGGCCGCCCGGGGCCGCGAGTCCCTCGCGGATCTGCTGCCCGGACATCCGTACCTGCCGGGCTCCGTCGACCAGGACCTGCTGGTCGAGGCCGAACGGCTGCTGCAGCACTCGCTGCGCGGCCACGCACATCTGCGGCGGGCGCTGCGTGACGGTTTCTGGCAGCACCTGCAGGCGCAGTACTGA
- a CDS encoding MarC family protein produces the protein MFDVAVFGSLFLTLFVIMDPPGITPIFLALTAGRPAKMQRRMALQAVAVAFGVIAVFGVLGQQILDYLHVSVPALMIAGGLLLLLIALDLLTGKTDEPTQTKDVNVALVPLGMPLLAGPGAIVSVILAVQHADSVGSQISVWSAIIAMHIVLWLTMRYSLLIIRVIKDGGVVLVTRLAGMMLSAIAVQQIINGVTQVIQNS, from the coding sequence GTGTTCGACGTCGCTGTCTTCGGATCCCTTTTTCTCACGCTTTTTGTGATTATGGATCCCCCCGGGATCACCCCGATCTTTCTTGCCCTCACCGCCGGCCGCCCCGCAAAGATGCAGCGCAGGATGGCGCTGCAGGCGGTGGCCGTCGCCTTCGGTGTGATCGCCGTCTTCGGTGTGCTCGGCCAGCAGATCCTCGACTATCTGCATGTCTCCGTGCCCGCCCTGATGATCGCGGGCGGACTGCTTCTGCTGCTGATCGCGCTCGATCTGCTGACCGGCAAGACCGACGAGCCGACGCAGACCAAGGATGTCAATGTGGCGCTCGTACCGCTGGGCATGCCGCTGCTCGCCGGGCCCGGTGCGATCGTGTCGGTGATCCTTGCGGTGCAGCACGCCGACAGCGTGGGAAGCCAGATCTCGGTCTGGTCGGCGATCATCGCCATGCACATCGTGCTCTGGCTGACCATGCGCTACTCGCTGCTCATCATCCGGGTCATCAAGGACGGCGGTGTCGTGCTGGTGACCAGGCTCGCCGGAATGATGCTCTCCGCCATCGCCGTACAGCAGATCATCAACGGGGTCACCCAGGTCATCCAGAACTCCTGA
- a CDS encoding PHP domain-containing protein, producing the protein MRIDLHTHSSASDGTDTPAELVQGAAAAGLDVVALTDHDTVRGHAEAIAALPEGLTLVTGAELSCRIDGVGLHMLAYLFDPGEPELARERELVRDDRVPRARTMVGKLQALGVPIAWEQVARIAGDGSVGRPHIATALVELGVVETVSDAFTPEWLANGGRAYAEKHELDPFDAIRLVKAAGGVTVFAHPLAVKRGEVVPESSIARLAAAGLDGIEVDHMDHDEPTRARLRGLARELGLLTTGSSDYHGSRKTVGLGEYTTDPEIYGEITRRATGAFPVPGAGGPRPA; encoded by the coding sequence GTGCGCATCGACCTGCACACCCACTCCAGCGCGTCGGACGGTACGGACACCCCCGCCGAGCTGGTGCAGGGTGCAGCCGCTGCAGGCCTCGACGTCGTCGCCCTCACCGACCACGACACCGTGCGCGGCCACGCCGAGGCGATCGCCGCCCTTCCGGAGGGGCTCACTCTCGTCACCGGCGCCGAGCTCTCCTGCCGGATCGACGGCGTGGGCCTGCACATGCTGGCGTACCTCTTCGACCCCGGTGAGCCCGAGCTGGCACGCGAACGCGAGCTGGTACGGGACGACCGGGTGCCGCGCGCCCGGACCATGGTGGGCAAGCTCCAGGCGCTCGGCGTTCCGATCGCATGGGAGCAGGTCGCGAGGATCGCCGGGGACGGATCGGTCGGCAGGCCGCACATCGCCACCGCGCTCGTCGAGCTGGGCGTCGTCGAGACAGTCTCCGACGCCTTCACGCCCGAATGGCTCGCGAACGGCGGACGCGCGTACGCCGAGAAGCACGAACTCGACCCCTTCGACGCGATCCGGCTGGTCAAGGCCGCCGGTGGCGTCACCGTCTTCGCCCACCCGCTCGCCGTCAAGCGCGGCGAGGTGGTGCCCGAGTCGTCGATTGCGCGGCTCGCCGCCGCAGGCCTCGACGGCATCGAGGTCGACCACATGGACCACGACGAGCCGACCAGGGCCAGGCTGCGCGGGCTCGCCCGGGAGCTGGGGCTGCTGACGACCGGGTCCAGCGACTACCACGGCAGCCGCAAGACCGTCGGGCTCGGCGAGTACACCACCGACCCCGAGATCTACGGCGAGATCACCCGGCGCGCCACGGGAGCCTTCCCGGTGCCGGGCGCGGGCGGACCCCGTCCCGCGTAA
- a CDS encoding DUF6758 family protein, which translates to MRGEPSCPKCGGRVRAPGLFSDTWQCAVHGSVQPLQPVVPPSVEALSVVVQRAQVPVWMPWPLPVGWLFTGVASAGDDRSGGRATVVACSGPGPVGGIGELLLVTEELGVGLGARYAGIDGLDPGPYLHVDGPPDVKMLAAGRPTPLWNVKGAPEDRAVFAGEARGLWLWAIVWPEQSGLLMYDELVLADLREAGGEMDLVPCGALTPRLLN; encoded by the coding sequence ATGAGGGGCGAACCCAGTTGCCCGAAGTGCGGAGGCCGGGTCAGGGCGCCCGGTCTCTTCTCCGACACCTGGCAGTGCGCGGTGCACGGCAGCGTGCAGCCGCTGCAGCCGGTCGTCCCGCCCAGCGTCGAGGCGCTGAGTGTGGTGGTGCAGCGAGCCCAGGTCCCGGTGTGGATGCCCTGGCCGCTGCCGGTGGGCTGGCTGTTCACCGGTGTGGCGAGCGCGGGTGACGACCGCAGTGGCGGTCGCGCCACCGTCGTCGCCTGTTCCGGCCCCGGTCCCGTCGGCGGCATCGGCGAGCTGCTGCTCGTCACCGAGGAACTCGGCGTCGGACTCGGGGCGCGCTACGCCGGGATCGACGGCCTCGACCCCGGCCCGTATCTGCACGTCGACGGCCCGCCGGACGTGAAGATGCTCGCCGCCGGCCGCCCCACCCCGCTCTGGAACGTCAAGGGAGCGCCCGAGGACCGGGCGGTCTTCGCGGGCGAGGCGCGCGGGCTCTGGCTCTGGGCGATCGTCTGGCCCGAGCAGTCGGGGCTTCTGATGTACGACGAGCTGGTGCTCGCCGATCTGCGCGAGGCCGGTGGTGAGATGGACCTCGTACCGTGCGGGGCGCTCACACCGCGCCTGCTCAACTAG
- a CDS encoding MFS transporter, translating into MQGEDPFDQGAGSILRQPKAVWATAGASVVAFMGIGLVDPILPSIAKGLEATPSQVSLLFTSYFLITAVAMLVTGFVSSRIGGRKTLLTGLALVVVFAALSGTSSSVAELVGFRAGWGLGNALFVSTALAVIVGAAAGGSSAAILLYESALGLGMACGPLLGALLGDASWRYPFFGTAALMAIGFICITAFLKEQPKPARKTSLLDPIKALGHGGLASVATSAFFYNYAFFTILAFTPFVLNMTPYKSGAVFFAWGLLLAIFSVLVAPRLQKRFGSLKVLGASLVLLAVDLVILGYGNHTTAIVCTIVSGAFIGMNNTVYTELALGVSDAPRPVASAGYNFVRWFAAAAAPYLAPKIEEWSNIHIPFVVAAIAAVVGAVVVWIRRTALTHEAAELEPEHAGEDGVTVFAN; encoded by the coding sequence ATGCAGGGAGAGGATCCGTTCGATCAGGGAGCGGGCAGCATCCTGCGCCAGCCGAAGGCCGTCTGGGCCACGGCGGGCGCCTCTGTTGTCGCATTCATGGGAATCGGCCTGGTGGACCCGATTCTCCCTTCCATCGCCAAGGGCCTGGAGGCGACGCCGAGCCAGGTGTCACTGCTCTTCACCTCGTACTTCCTGATCACCGCCGTGGCGATGCTCGTCACCGGCTTCGTGTCCAGCCGGATCGGCGGCCGCAAGACGCTACTGACCGGCCTCGCGCTCGTCGTCGTCTTCGCCGCGCTCTCCGGCACCTCGTCGTCCGTCGCCGAACTCGTCGGATTCCGGGCCGGCTGGGGGCTGGGCAACGCGCTCTTCGTATCGACCGCGCTCGCCGTGATCGTCGGTGCGGCGGCCGGCGGCAGCTCGGCGGCGATCCTGCTCTACGAGTCGGCGCTCGGTCTCGGCATGGCCTGCGGACCGCTGCTCGGCGCCCTGCTCGGTGACGCCAGCTGGCGCTACCCGTTCTTCGGCACGGCCGCGCTGATGGCGATCGGCTTCATCTGCATCACGGCATTCCTGAAGGAACAGCCCAAGCCCGCCAGGAAGACCTCGCTGCTCGACCCGATCAAGGCGCTCGGCCACGGCGGCCTGGCCTCCGTCGCGACCTCGGCGTTCTTCTACAACTACGCGTTCTTCACGATCCTGGCGTTCACACCGTTCGTGCTGAACATGACGCCGTACAAGTCGGGCGCGGTCTTCTTCGCCTGGGGTCTGCTGCTCGCGATCTTCTCGGTGCTCGTCGCCCCGCGGCTGCAGAAGCGCTTCGGGTCGCTGAAGGTGCTCGGCGCCTCGCTGGTGCTGCTCGCCGTCGACCTCGTGATCCTGGGATACGGCAACCACACCACCGCCATCGTCTGCACGATCGTCTCCGGCGCCTTCATCGGCATGAACAACACCGTCTACACGGAACTGGCGCTCGGTGTGTCGGACGCGCCGCGCCCGGTGGCGAGCGCGGGTTACAACTTCGTCCGCTGGTTCGCCGCGGCCGCCGCCCCGTACCTCGCACCGAAGATCGAGGAGTGGAGCAACATCCACATCCCGTTCGTGGTCGCCGCGATCGCGGCCGTCGTGGGTGCGGTCGTCGTCTGGATCCGGCGTACGGCGCTGACCCACGAGGCAGCGGAGCTGGAGCCCGAGCACGCCGGCGAGGACGGCGTCACAGTCTTCGCCAACTGA
- a CDS encoding suppressor of fused domain protein, with protein MGEILALVEARLLTALGEPDARAAVTFLGTDRIEVLRFADRDVVRYATLGMSAQPMADPTAALADPVKGPRAELVLSVRAGLADTDKVLRPLAVLAATPQVEGLVVAPGASLDLGEPLWPGAPFSSVLVAEPGGLVEDLELNEPAPRSGSVGGGGRETGGPMEPVRFLPLLPMTHNEAAWKRVHGAQELQERWLSHGTDLRDPRRGSVALD; from the coding sequence ATGGGAGAAATTCTTGCTCTGGTCGAGGCCCGGCTGCTGACGGCCCTCGGCGAACCGGACGCGCGCGCTGCAGTGACGTTTCTCGGGACGGACCGCATCGAGGTGCTCCGCTTCGCCGACCGCGACGTGGTGCGCTACGCCACGCTCGGCATGTCCGCACAGCCGATGGCCGACCCGACCGCGGCCCTCGCGGACCCGGTGAAGGGCCCGCGCGCCGAGCTGGTCCTCTCCGTGCGCGCCGGACTCGCCGACACCGACAAGGTGCTGCGTCCGCTGGCCGTGCTGGCTGCCACCCCGCAGGTCGAGGGGTTGGTCGTGGCGCCCGGCGCCTCGCTGGACCTCGGCGAACCTCTGTGGCCCGGGGCGCCGTTCAGCTCCGTACTGGTTGCCGAGCCGGGCGGTCTGGTCGAGGACCTCGAACTGAATGAGCCTGCGCCGCGCAGCGGCTCCGTGGGGGGCGGTGGTCGGGAGACGGGCGGGCCGATGGAGCCGGTGCGGTTCCTGCCCCTGCTGCCGATGACGCACAACGAGGCCGCGTGGAAGCGGGTCCACGGCGCGCAGGAGCTCCAGGAGCGGTGGCTCTCGCACGGTACGGATCTGCGTGATCCGCGACGTGGCTCCGTGGCGCTGGACTGA
- a CDS encoding magnesium and cobalt transport protein CorA, giving the protein MSMIRDLRAAVRPSLRKSNALHNSYDTTRDPSASSAVVDCAVYRDGRRVETGTCRTPHEAMLQVREEGGFAWIGLHEPTEEEFAGIAREFGLHPLAVEDAVHAHQRPKLERYDDTLFTVFKTIHYVEHTELTATSEVVETGEVMCFTGRDFVITVRHGGHGSLRALRHRLQDDPELLAKGPSAVLHSIADHVVDGYIAVAGAVQDDIDEVEIEVFSTPAKGSPRGSDAGRIYQLKREVLEFKRAVSPLLRPMQLLSERPMRLIDPDIQKYFRDVADHLARVHEEVIGFDELLNSILQASLAQATVAQNEDMRKITSWAAIVAVPTMICGVYGMNFKHMPELGWRYGYPMVLGVIGAVCFSIHRTLKRNGWL; this is encoded by the coding sequence ATGTCGATGATCCGCGACCTGCGCGCCGCCGTGCGCCCGTCCCTGCGCAAGAGCAACGCCCTGCACAACAGTTACGACACCACCCGTGACCCGTCCGCCTCCAGCGCGGTCGTCGACTGCGCGGTCTACCGCGACGGACGGCGCGTGGAGACCGGCACCTGCCGCACGCCGCACGAGGCGATGCTCCAGGTACGCGAGGAGGGCGGCTTCGCCTGGATCGGCCTGCACGAGCCGACCGAGGAGGAATTCGCCGGTATCGCCCGCGAGTTCGGCCTCCACCCGCTCGCGGTCGAGGACGCCGTCCACGCCCACCAGCGGCCGAAGCTGGAGCGGTACGACGACACTCTCTTCACCGTCTTCAAGACCATCCACTACGTCGAGCACACCGAGCTCACCGCGACCAGCGAGGTCGTCGAGACCGGCGAGGTGATGTGCTTCACCGGCCGGGACTTCGTCATCACCGTCCGGCACGGCGGCCACGGCTCGCTGCGCGCACTGCGGCACCGGCTGCAGGACGACCCCGAGCTGCTCGCCAAGGGGCCCTCCGCGGTCCTGCACTCCATCGCCGACCATGTCGTCGACGGCTACATCGCGGTGGCGGGCGCCGTCCAGGACGACATCGACGAGGTGGAGATCGAGGTCTTCTCCACCCCCGCCAAGGGCAGCCCGCGCGGCTCGGACGCGGGCCGGATCTATCAGCTCAAGCGTGAGGTCCTGGAGTTCAAGCGGGCGGTGTCGCCGCTGCTGCGGCCGATGCAGCTGCTGAGCGAGCGGCCGATGCGGCTGATCGACCCCGACATCCAGAAGTACTTCCGTGATGTCGCCGACCACCTGGCGCGGGTGCATGAAGAGGTCATCGGCTTCGACGAACTGCTGAACTCGATCCTCCAGGCCAGCCTGGCGCAGGCGACCGTCGCGCAGAACGAGGACATGCGCAAGATCACGTCCTGGGCGGCCATCGTCGCCGTACCGACGATGATCTGCGGCGTCTACGGCATGAACTTCAAGCACATGCCCGAGCTGGGCTGGAGGTACGGCTACCCGATGGTGCTGGGCGTCATCGGAGCGGTCTGCTTCTCCATCCACCGCACACTCAAGCGCAACGGCTGGCTCTAA
- a CDS encoding magnesium transporter MgtE N-terminal domain-containing protein: MAAGAPRIFVSHLAGVPVFDPNGDQVGRLRDLVAMLRVGGRPPRLLGLVVEVLSRRRIFLPMTRVTGIESGQVITTGVVNMRRFEQRPTERLVLGEFLDRRVRLVETGEEVTVLDVSVSQLPARRDWEIDKYFVRKGKGGALRRKGETLTVEWSAVSGFSLEEDGQGAESLVATFEQLRPTDVANALHHLSPKRRAEVAAALDDDRLADVLEELPEDDQVEIIGKLQEERAADVLEAMDPDDAADLLSELPEDDKERLLALMRPDDAADVRRLMSYAERTAGGLMTTEPIILRPDATVADALARVRQADLSPALAAQVYVCRSPDETPTGRYLGTVHFQRLLRDPPYALVSSIVDSDLVPLTPDTPLSAVTSYLAAYNLVSVPVVDESGSLLGAVTVDDVLDHLLPEDWRETDFHGAEEVARGR, from the coding sequence ATGGCGGCAGGCGCCCCCCGGATCTTCGTCTCGCACCTCGCCGGCGTCCCGGTCTTCGATCCCAACGGCGATCAGGTGGGCCGCCTCCGCGACCTGGTCGCGATGCTGCGGGTCGGTGGCCGGCCGCCCCGGTTGCTCGGCCTGGTCGTCGAGGTGCTCAGCCGCCGCCGGATCTTCCTCCCGATGACCCGGGTGACGGGGATCGAGTCCGGTCAGGTCATCACCACCGGTGTCGTCAACATGCGGCGCTTCGAGCAGCGGCCCACCGAACGCCTGGTGCTCGGCGAGTTCCTCGACCGGCGGGTCCGCCTCGTGGAGACCGGCGAGGAGGTCACCGTCCTCGACGTCTCGGTGTCGCAGCTCCCGGCCCGCCGCGACTGGGAGATCGACAAGTACTTCGTACGCAAGGGCAAGGGCGGGGCGCTGCGGCGCAAGGGCGAGACCTTGACCGTCGAATGGTCGGCGGTCAGTGGTTTCTCGCTGGAGGAGGACGGGCAGGGCGCCGAATCCCTGGTCGCCACGTTCGAGCAGCTGCGGCCGACCGACGTGGCCAACGCGCTGCACCATCTGTCGCCGAAGCGACGGGCCGAGGTAGCGGCCGCGCTCGACGACGACCGGCTCGCCGACGTCCTGGAGGAGTTGCCCGAGGACGACCAGGTGGAGATCATCGGCAAGCTCCAGGAGGAGCGCGCCGCCGATGTCCTGGAGGCCATGGACCCGGACGACGCGGCCGACCTGCTGTCCGAACTGCCCGAGGACGACAAGGAGCGGCTGCTGGCCCTGATGCGTCCGGACGACGCGGCGGATGTGCGGCGCCTCATGTCGTACGCGGAACGGACCGCCGGCGGCCTGATGACCACCGAGCCGATCATTCTGCGGCCGGACGCGACGGTCGCCGACGCGCTCGCACGGGTCCGGCAGGCGGACCTGTCCCCCGCACTCGCCGCCCAGGTGTACGTGTGCCGCTCGCCGGACGAGACTCCGACCGGCAGGTACCTGGGCACCGTGCACTTCCAGCGGCTGCTGCGGGATCCGCCGTACGCCCTGGTCAGTTCTATCGTCGACAGCGATCTCGTCCCCCTCACCCCGGACACCCCTTTGTCGGCCGTGACGAGCTATCTGGCCGCGTACAACCTGGTCTCGGTGCCGGTCGTGGACGAGAGCGGATCCCTGCTCGGCGCCGTGACCGTCGACGACGTACTCGACCACCTGCTGCCCGAGGACTGGCGGGAGACCGACTTCCACGGTGCGGAGGAGGTCGCCCGTGGCCGGTGA